The following proteins are co-located in the Synechococcus sp. PROS-U-1 genome:
- the psb29 gene encoding photosystem II biogenesis protein Psp29: protein MADSQTIADSKRSFHQSFPHVIAPLYRRLADELLVELHLLSHQSRFEANELFSVGLCTVFDTFTKGYRPEAQTEGLFSALCSSNGFDAASLRKTSATLIEQAKGKDLDSIKTLLSSHALQDGAHYSRLMAVGLMRLLQAAAEDASSPDIAALAQQSKDLAETLGMPADRVEKDLTLFGSNSERMDQAVDLVQETIAAEKRKKERRLAEQKKTEA, encoded by the coding sequence TTGGCCGACAGTCAGACCATCGCAGACAGCAAACGGTCGTTTCATCAGTCCTTTCCCCACGTCATCGCGCCGCTCTACCGCCGCCTTGCTGACGAGCTGTTGGTGGAACTGCACCTGCTGAGCCATCAAAGCCGCTTTGAAGCCAATGAGCTCTTCAGCGTCGGACTCTGCACGGTGTTTGACACCTTCACCAAGGGGTATCGGCCGGAAGCTCAGACAGAAGGGTTGTTCAGTGCCCTCTGCAGCAGCAATGGTTTTGACGCTGCAAGCCTCCGCAAGACCAGCGCAACGCTGATCGAACAGGCCAAAGGAAAAGATCTGGACAGCATCAAGACATTGCTGTCATCCCACGCTCTCCAGGACGGGGCTCACTATTCGCGTTTGATGGCCGTTGGACTGATGCGACTGCTTCAGGCTGCAGCAGAGGATGCCTCCAGCCCTGACATTGCAGCCCTGGCTCAACAGAGCAAGGATCTCGCCGAAACCCTTGGCATGCCCGCCGATCGCGTTGAAAAAGATTTGACGCTGTTTGGATCGAACAGCGAGCGGATGGACCAGGCAGTTGATCTGGTGCAAGAGACCATTGCAGCCGAAAAGCGCAAGAAAGAGCGCCGTCTCGCAGAACAGAAGAAGACAGAGGCCTGA
- the ftsH gene encoding ATP-dependent zinc metalloprotease FtsH — protein sequence MNQRWRLLALWLLPIGVVLLIGWQVVSNGGINSLNQDSNGTTVAPRNAAVARMSYGRFLDYVEAGRVTAVDIYDGGRNAVVEAVDPDLDNRVQRLRVDLPGLAPELINTLKTEGISFDIHPPRTAPPALGVLGNLAFPLLLIGALIFLARRNSNMPGGPGQAMQFGKSKARFMMEAETGVMFDDVAGVTEAKQELQEVVTFLKQPERFTSVGAQIPRGLLLVGPPGTGKTLLAKAIAGEAGVPFFSLSGSEFVEMFVGVGASRVRDLFKKAKENSPCLIFIDEIDAVGRQRGAGIGGGNDEREQTLNQLLTEMDGFEGNSGIIIIAATNRPDVLDSALMRPGRFDRQVTVDAPDIKGRLAILEVHCRNKKLQDELSLESIARRTPGFTGADLANLMNEAAILTARRRKEAIGLSEIDDAVDRIIAGMEGRPLTDGRSKRLIAYHEVGHALIGTLVKDHDPVQKVTLVPRGQAQGLTWFSPDEEQTLVTRAQLKARIMGALGGRAAEDVVFGHQEVTTGAGGDIQQVASMARNMVTRLGMSDLGPVALEGGGQEVFLGRDLMSRSEISESISQQIDIQVRDMVKRCYEETVEIVASNREAIDRLVELLIEKETMGGDEFKAVVAEFTAVPEKDRTVVTLD from the coding sequence ATGAATCAGCGCTGGCGCCTTCTTGCCCTCTGGCTGTTGCCAATCGGCGTCGTGTTGCTGATCGGCTGGCAGGTGGTAAGCAACGGAGGCATCAACAGCCTCAACCAAGACAGCAATGGCACCACCGTCGCTCCACGCAATGCTGCGGTAGCGCGCATGAGCTACGGCCGCTTCCTCGATTACGTCGAAGCCGGTCGCGTCACAGCCGTTGATATTTACGACGGTGGCCGCAACGCTGTGGTTGAAGCCGTCGATCCTGATCTCGACAACCGCGTCCAGCGCCTGCGTGTTGATCTTCCCGGTCTCGCTCCGGAACTGATCAACACACTCAAAACTGAAGGCATTAGCTTTGATATTCATCCCCCACGTACAGCGCCTCCGGCCCTCGGCGTACTGGGCAATTTGGCATTCCCTCTGCTGCTGATCGGTGCCCTGATCTTCCTGGCGCGCCGCAATAGCAACATGCCTGGCGGCCCTGGCCAGGCCATGCAGTTCGGCAAAAGCAAAGCTCGCTTCATGATGGAAGCGGAGACCGGCGTCATGTTTGATGACGTGGCCGGCGTCACTGAAGCAAAGCAGGAACTGCAGGAAGTGGTCACCTTCCTCAAGCAGCCCGAGCGGTTCACCTCCGTGGGTGCTCAGATTCCCCGCGGCCTTCTGTTGGTCGGGCCTCCCGGCACCGGCAAAACCCTCCTTGCCAAGGCCATTGCTGGCGAAGCGGGCGTTCCCTTCTTTTCCCTCTCTGGTTCTGAATTCGTTGAGATGTTTGTTGGCGTCGGTGCCAGCAGGGTTCGTGACCTGTTCAAGAAAGCCAAGGAAAACAGCCCTTGTCTGATTTTCATCGACGAAATTGATGCCGTTGGCCGTCAGCGCGGCGCCGGAATCGGCGGCGGAAACGACGAGCGCGAGCAGACGCTGAACCAGCTCCTGACGGAGATGGACGGCTTCGAAGGCAACAGCGGCATCATCATCATTGCTGCCACCAACCGTCCCGACGTTCTCGACTCAGCCCTGATGCGTCCCGGTCGTTTCGACCGTCAGGTCACCGTGGATGCTCCTGATATCAAGGGTCGTCTCGCCATCCTTGAAGTGCACTGCCGCAATAAAAAGCTCCAGGACGAGCTCTCCCTCGAAAGCATCGCCCGCCGCACTCCTGGGTTCACGGGTGCCGACCTGGCGAACCTGATGAACGAGGCAGCCATTCTCACCGCCCGCCGACGCAAGGAAGCCATCGGCCTGAGTGAAATCGACGACGCCGTTGACCGCATCATTGCCGGCATGGAAGGTCGTCCCCTTACGGACGGTCGAAGCAAACGTCTGATCGCATACCACGAGGTTGGTCATGCCCTGATCGGAACCCTGGTCAAGGACCACGACCCTGTTCAAAAGGTCACCCTGGTTCCCCGGGGTCAGGCCCAAGGCCTCACATGGTTCTCTCCGGACGAAGAGCAAACTCTCGTCACCCGTGCCCAGCTCAAGGCCCGGATTATGGGAGCCCTTGGTGGTCGCGCCGCAGAAGATGTTGTGTTCGGCCATCAGGAAGTCACCACCGGCGCGGGTGGCGACATCCAGCAAGTGGCGTCGATGGCCCGGAACATGGTCACCCGTCTTGGGATGAGCGATCTTGGGCCTGTTGCCCTTGAAGGTGGTGGTCAGGAAGTCTTCCTTGGCAGAGATTTGATGTCCCGTAGTGAAATTTCCGAATCAATTTCTCAGCAGATCGACATCCAGGTGCGTGACATGGTGAAGCGTTGTTATGAGGAAACAGTTGAAATCGTGGCCTCCAATCGCGAAGCCATCGACCGTCTGGTGGAACTGCTGATCGAAAAGGAAACGATGGGTGGAGATGAGTTCAAGGCTGTTGTGGCTGAATTCACTGCTGTTCCTGAAAAAGATCGCACCGTCGTTACCCTGGACTGA
- a CDS encoding DUF2256 domain-containing protein → MTRGRSKNNVPKGNGLRANLPSKICPVCHRPFEWRKAWRNCWDDVVYCSERCRRRKNKSNP, encoded by the coding sequence TTGACGAGAGGTCGATCCAAAAACAATGTTCCGAAGGGCAATGGCTTAAGAGCAAATCTTCCCAGCAAGATCTGCCCTGTTTGCCATCGCCCATTTGAGTGGCGCAAAGCCTGGAGAAATTGTTGGGACGACGTTGTTTATTGTTCCGAACGTTGTCGTCGTCGTAAGAACAAGTCCAACCCATAA
- the clpP gene encoding ATP-dependent Clp endopeptidase proteolytic subunit ClpP, which translates to MIPIVIEESGRGERAFDIYSRLLRERIIFLGEAVTSDSANRIVAQMLFLEAEDPEKDIYLYINSPGGSVYDGLGIFDTMQHIKPDVHTVCVGLAASMGAFLLCAGTKGKRSSLQHSRIMIHQPLGGAQGQASDIRIQADEILFLKDRLNQELADRTGQPLDRIQEDTDRDFFMSPSEAVDYGLIDSVIDKRPVQAVA; encoded by the coding sequence ATGATCCCGATTGTGATTGAGGAGTCAGGCCGGGGAGAAAGGGCCTTTGACATTTATTCCAGACTTCTGCGCGAGCGGATCATCTTTCTCGGCGAAGCTGTGACAAGTGACTCCGCCAATCGGATCGTTGCCCAGATGTTGTTCCTCGAAGCTGAGGATCCTGAGAAAGATATTTACCTCTACATCAACTCCCCTGGCGGTTCGGTCTACGACGGCCTTGGCATTTTTGACACCATGCAGCACATCAAACCGGATGTGCACACCGTTTGTGTGGGTCTTGCCGCGAGCATGGGTGCCTTTCTTCTCTGTGCAGGCACCAAAGGCAAGCGCAGCAGCCTGCAGCACTCCCGGATCATGATTCACCAGCCCTTGGGCGGCGCCCAAGGACAAGCAAGTGATATCCGCATTCAGGCGGATGAAATTCTCTTCCTCAAAGATCGCCTCAATCAGGAATTGGCTGATCGAACAGGTCAGCCTTTGGATCGCATTCAGGAGGACACGGACCGTGATTTCTTCATGTCTCCCTCTGAGGCAGTGGATTATGGCTTGATCGATTCTGTTATTGACAAGCGACCTGTTCAGGCTGTGGCTTGA